A genomic segment from Portunus trituberculatus isolate SZX2019 chromosome 14, ASM1759143v1, whole genome shotgun sequence encodes:
- the LOC123503477 gene encoding galactosylgalactosylxylosylprotein 3-beta-glucuronosyltransferase 2-like, whose product MGSLNSYVLKRRMRKWWKYLVVLIFLLAVYFGGFLHISGNISTAPPSDLSRNTMKEVFALQRQIKLLKSVLKQYSIPEKEYSDVLLPVIYVITPTYTRPQQKAELTRLKSVFLHVPALHWIVVEDAPKKSQLVSNFLESSGLTYTHLHQSTPQEWKLKDSDPKWRKPRGVLQRNAGIRWLRSKFAHDASPRGVVYFADDDNTYSVELFHEMRDTHKVSVWPVALVGGVLVERPLVESNGQVSSWLAGWKADRPFAMDMAGFAVNLSLLLNKSGVEFSIDAPIGFQESVFLEKIITREELEPKADLCTKVYVWHTRTEQPDLKQEIRLNKVGKHTDEGIEL is encoded by the exons ATGGGATCTCTAAATTCATACGTTCTGAAGCGACGGATGAGAAAGTGGTGGAAGTATCTTGTagtccttatctttctccttgctGTATATTTTGGAG GATTCCTTCACATCTCTGGAAATATAAGTACTGCACCTCCTTCAGACCTTTCCAGGAACACCATGAAGGAAGTTTTTGCTTTACAAAGACAG ATTAAGTTGCTGAAGTCTGTCCTCAAGCAGTATTCAATACCTGAGAAAGAGTATTCAGATGTTTTGTTGCCAGTCATATATGTCATCACCCCTACATATACACGTCCACAGCAGAAGGCTGAACTCACAAG ATTGAAGTCAGTGTTCCTTCATGTGCCAGCGCTTCACTGGATTGTTGTAGAAGATGCACCCAAGAAATCACAGTTGGTGTCCAACTTCCTGGAGTCATCAGGATTGACTTATACACACTTGCATCAATCAACACCTCAAGAATGGAAGCTTAAAGATTCT GATCCAAAGTGGCGGAAGCCCCGTGGAGTGCTACAAAGAAATGCTGGCATCCGATGGCTCAGGAGCAAGTTTGCACATGATGCCAGCCCTCGAGGAGTGGTTTACTTTGCAGATGATGACAACACTTACAGTGTAGAGCTTTTCCATGAG ATGCGAGATACACACAAAGTTTCAGTGTGGCCTGTTGCACTGGTGGGTGGAGTGCTGGTGGAGCGGCCATTGGTGGAATCTAATGGCCAGGTCTCAAGCTGGTTGGCTGGGTGGAAAGCTGACCGGCCCTTTGCAATGGATATGGCCGGCTTTGCGGTGAACTTGTCTCTTCTACTAAATAAGTCAGGTGTTGAATTTTCCATTGATGCTCCTATTGGCTTTCAAGAATCAGTGTTCTTAGAAAAAATCATTACTCGAGAAGAACTGGAACCTAAAGCTGATTTGTGCACAAAG gTGTATGTTTGGCACACTAGAACAGAACAACCGGATCTAAAGCAAGAGATAAGATTGAACAAGGTAGGGAAGCATACAGATGAGGGAATAGAATTATGA